In Nitratidesulfovibrio sp., the following are encoded in one genomic region:
- a CDS encoding HDIG domain-containing metalloprotein produces MLPRAEAIDLLRSHNPEPHLVQHALATEAVMRGLAARFGQDADLWGLAGLLHDIDYPLTKDTPERHGLVAVDLIGDGLPPEAVQAIVAHNSECTGREPASLFDRALRCGESVTGLVSAAALVRPTGMDGMQASSLKKKMKDKAFAASVSRERIRECEAIGLELGEFLTIAIEAMTQRAAELGLAR; encoded by the coding sequence ATGCTCCCTCGCGCCGAAGCCATCGACCTGCTGCGTTCGCACAACCCGGAACCCCACCTTGTCCAGCATGCCCTGGCCACCGAAGCCGTCATGCGCGGCCTGGCCGCCCGTTTCGGGCAGGACGCCGACCTGTGGGGCCTGGCCGGGCTGCTGCACGACATCGACTACCCGCTCACCAAGGATACCCCCGAACGACACGGCCTTGTGGCCGTGGACCTCATTGGCGACGGACTGCCGCCAGAGGCCGTGCAGGCCATCGTGGCCCACAACAGCGAATGCACCGGGCGCGAACCGGCCAGCCTGTTTGACCGTGCCCTGCGCTGCGGCGAAAGCGTGACCGGCCTGGTCAGCGCCGCCGCGCTGGTGCGCCCCACCGGCATGGACGGCATGCAGGCCTCCAGCCTGAAGAAGAAGATGAAGGACAAGGCGTTCGCCGCCAGCGTCAGCCGCGAAAGGATCCGCGAGTGCGAGGCCATCGGCCTTGAGCTTGGCGAGTTCCTGACCATCGCCATCGAGGCCATGACGCAGCGCGCAGCCGAGTTGGGCCTGGCCCGCTAG
- the ricT gene encoding regulatory iron-sulfur-containing complex subunit RicT, with product MERILGIKFREYGQIYYFLCGGQPVAVSDRVIVETDQGQGIGEVVALRDDLPEDAGETEGDLRPIMRVASGEDLEQAAENEKLGDEARAFCNECIRGRDLEMKLVDVEVFFDRSKIIFYFTAPTRIDFRELVKDLVKNYRTRIELRQIGVRHETQMIGAVGNCGMVCCCRRFLRKFAPVTIKMAKEQNLFLNPAKISGICGRLLCCLSYEQENYEEFHRRCPRLGKKYLTSRGAVKVLRANMFRSSLALLTESNEEVEVTLEEWQQMEPRRPDQGGGGPGGNMTRPEGHPERRVDGPEGQPREGRDGRRPERGDRPERSDRPDRPDRGDRQERADRPDRPDRPDRPDRPDRRDGRAPQAPSDLPVAHGALRPMGEAAPAGSIAQAEFSATFDTFMSGGPAPQAQGADAPQTVAEPPVPLAGDGVAPVPADAAGPVASASGGEEVAPAAAMPDASAGTVSGVAPQAPGVGAAASDAVEPAPPAASAPSAPAAEVAPPVAGAPAAIAMPRARGPLKNTDPATLRSSRGRRKRKRRPSGPRNEGDGGGGGGSGGGPVGGSGSE from the coding sequence ATGGAACGAATACTCGGCATCAAGTTCCGTGAATACGGACAGATATACTATTTTCTTTGTGGTGGTCAGCCCGTTGCCGTGAGCGACAGGGTGATCGTGGAAACCGACCAGGGCCAGGGCATCGGCGAGGTTGTTGCCCTGCGCGACGACCTGCCCGAAGACGCGGGCGAGACCGAGGGCGACCTTCGCCCCATCATGCGCGTGGCGAGCGGCGAGGACCTGGAGCAGGCGGCGGAGAACGAGAAGCTGGGCGACGAGGCCCGCGCCTTCTGCAACGAATGCATCCGGGGCCGCGACCTGGAGATGAAGCTGGTGGACGTGGAGGTGTTCTTCGACCGCAGCAAGATCATCTTCTATTTCACCGCGCCGACCCGCATCGACTTCCGCGAACTGGTCAAGGACCTGGTCAAGAACTACCGCACCCGCATAGAGCTGCGCCAGATCGGCGTGCGCCACGAAACGCAGATGATCGGCGCGGTGGGCAACTGCGGCATGGTCTGCTGCTGCCGCCGGTTCTTGCGCAAGTTTGCCCCGGTAACCATCAAGATGGCCAAGGAGCAGAACCTGTTCCTGAACCCGGCCAAGATTTCGGGCATTTGCGGGCGCCTGCTGTGCTGCCTGAGCTACGAGCAGGAAAACTACGAGGAATTCCACCGGCGTTGCCCGCGCCTTGGCAAGAAGTACCTGACCTCGCGCGGCGCGGTGAAGGTGCTGCGGGCCAACATGTTCCGGAGCAGCCTGGCCCTGCTGACCGAGTCCAACGAAGAGGTCGAGGTCACGCTGGAAGAATGGCAGCAGATGGAGCCGCGTCGGCCCGATCAGGGGGGCGGCGGCCCCGGTGGCAACATGACGCGCCCCGAGGGACACCCCGAGCGCCGCGTGGACGGGCCGGAAGGCCAGCCGCGTGAAGGTCGTGATGGGCGCAGGCCCGAGCGTGGGGACCGCCCCGAGCGCTCTGATCGTCCTGACCGTCCTGACCGGGGTGACCGTCAGGAGCGAGCGGATCGCCCAGATCGCCCAGATCGCCCAGACCGGCCAGACCGGCCCGACCGGCGCGATGGCCGTGCCCCGCAGGCTCCATCCGACCTGCCTGTTGCCCATGGCGCCCTGCGCCCCATGGGCGAGGCCGCCCCGGCGGGCAGCATCGCCCAGGCCGAGTTTTCCGCAACCTTCGATACATTCATGAGCGGCGGCCCCGCCCCACAGGCTCAAGGGGCGGATGCCCCGCAGACCGTCGCGGAGCCCCCCGTGCCCCTTGCGGGTGACGGCGTGGCGCCTGTTCCGGCGGACGCGGCTGGCCCGGTGGCTTCGGCCTCGGGTGGCGAAGAGGTTGCCCCTGCGGCAGCGATGCCAGATGCCTCAGCCGGTACCGTCAGCGGCGTTGCGCCGCAGGCCCCCGGCGTGGGGGCGGCGGCGTCCGACGCGGTTGAGCCCGCGCCTCCTGCCGCGTCGGCGCCTTCCGCACCGGCTGCGGAAGTGGCCCCCCCCGTGGCGGGAGCACCGGCGGCCATCGCGATGCCGCGCGCGCGCGGCCCGCTGAAAAACACCGATCCGGCCACCTTGCGTTCCAGCCGGGGGCGGCGCAAGCGCAAGCGGCGTCCTTCCGGACCTCGCAATGAGGGTGACGGGGGCGGCGGGGGCGGCTCCGGGGGCGGTCCTGTCGGCGGCTCCGGCAGCGAATAA
- the metG gene encoding methionine--tRNA ligase — MDRFYITTPIYYVNAKPHLGHAYTTIVADSLRRFHRLLGKDTYFLTGTDEHGDKIVQAAEKAGCSPQEFVDGVSTQFRDLWPHLGVEYDQFIRTTDAEHKKCVQDVLQKVYDSGDIYFGEYGGHYCYGCERFYTEKELENGLCPQHQVKPEYISEKNYFFRMSKYQGWLRQYILDNPDFIRPERYRSEVLGILDSGALEDLCISRPKSRLTWGIELPFDKDYVCYVWFDALINYISALGWPEGEKFGRFWPGVQHLVAKDILKPHAVFWPTMLKAAGLEPYNNLNVHGYWLVRDTKMSKSLGNVVDPLSMIDKYGLSAFRYFLLREMHFGSDASFSEDALVARLNADLANDLGNLFSRVLSMTAKYFGGVVPAQGALTEEDEAIRTLAEEAQRNYVRLFERVRFSNALESLWELVRALNRYVDHAAPWALFKQGDTERLGTVMYVMLECMRKVAVHLWPVMPEASAVLLGQLGQTLDPATVQLAEEADRWGGLAAGTTVAASSNLFPRVELEKTEEARPAKAEGKKKDKAAAPAQAAAQSATPAAAPATGDVPATIDFADFQKLDIRFGTVVVVERHPNADKLLRVEVDLGEAAPRQIVAGLAEYFEPDFLLGRQVAVVANLAPRKLRGLESQGMILAVRTESGMQLVAASGPVANGAKVS; from the coding sequence GTGGACCGTTTCTACATCACCACACCCATCTACTACGTCAACGCCAAGCCGCATCTCGGCCATGCCTACACCACCATCGTGGCCGATTCGCTGCGCCGCTTCCACCGCCTGCTGGGCAAGGACACCTATTTTCTTACCGGCACCGACGAGCACGGCGACAAGATCGTGCAGGCCGCCGAAAAGGCCGGGTGTTCGCCGCAGGAATTCGTGGACGGCGTGAGCACGCAGTTTCGCGACCTGTGGCCGCATCTTGGCGTGGAGTACGACCAGTTCATCCGCACCACCGACGCGGAGCACAAGAAGTGCGTGCAGGACGTGCTGCAGAAGGTCTACGACAGCGGCGACATCTACTTCGGCGAATACGGCGGGCACTACTGTTACGGGTGCGAGCGGTTCTACACCGAGAAGGAACTGGAAAACGGCCTGTGCCCCCAGCATCAGGTGAAGCCGGAATACATCAGCGAAAAGAACTACTTCTTCCGCATGTCCAAGTACCAGGGCTGGCTGCGCCAGTACATCCTGGACAACCCCGACTTCATCCGGCCCGAACGCTACCGCAGCGAAGTGCTGGGCATTCTGGACAGCGGCGCGCTGGAAGACCTGTGCATCTCGCGGCCCAAGTCCCGCCTGACCTGGGGCATCGAACTGCCGTTCGACAAGGACTACGTGTGCTACGTGTGGTTCGACGCGCTGATCAACTACATTTCCGCGCTGGGTTGGCCCGAAGGCGAGAAGTTCGGCCGCTTCTGGCCCGGCGTGCAGCACCTGGTGGCCAAGGACATCCTGAAGCCCCACGCGGTGTTCTGGCCCACCATGCTGAAGGCGGCAGGGCTTGAGCCCTACAACAACCTGAACGTGCACGGCTACTGGCTGGTGCGCGACACCAAGATGTCCAAATCGCTGGGCAACGTGGTGGACCCGCTGTCCATGATCGACAAGTACGGCCTGAGCGCCTTCCGCTACTTCCTGCTGCGCGAAATGCACTTCGGCAGCGATGCCAGCTTCTCGGAAGACGCGCTGGTGGCCCGCCTGAACGCGGACCTGGCCAACGACCTCGGCAACCTGTTCAGCCGCGTGCTGTCCATGACCGCCAAGTACTTCGGCGGCGTGGTGCCCGCGCAGGGGGCGCTGACCGAGGAAGACGAGGCCATCCGCACCCTGGCGGAAGAGGCCCAGCGCAACTACGTGCGGCTGTTCGAGCGGGTGCGTTTTTCCAATGCCCTTGAATCGTTGTGGGAACTGGTGCGTGCCCTGAACCGCTACGTGGACCATGCCGCGCCGTGGGCCCTGTTCAAGCAGGGCGACACGGAGCGCCTTGGCACCGTCATGTACGTGATGCTGGAATGCATGCGCAAGGTTGCCGTGCACCTGTGGCCGGTGATGCCCGAGGCGTCCGCCGTGCTGCTGGGGCAGCTGGGCCAGACGCTGGACCCGGCCACCGTGCAGTTGGCTGAAGAGGCCGACCGCTGGGGCGGGCTGGCCGCCGGTACCACGGTGGCGGCATCGTCCAACCTGTTCCCCCGCGTGGAACTGGAAAAGACGGAAGAGGCCAGGCCTGCCAAGGCGGAAGGCAAGAAGAAGGACAAGGCGGCCGCGCCCGCGCAGGCTGCGGCCCAATCCGCCACGCCTGCCGCCGCTCCTGCAACTGGCGACGTGCCCGCCACCATAGATTTCGCCGATTTCCAGAAACTGGACATCCGCTTCGGCACGGTGGTTGTGGTGGAACGCCATCCCAACGCCGACAAGCTGCTGCGTGTGGAGGTGGACCTTGGTGAAGCGGCCCCGCGCCAGATCGTGGCCGGGCTTGCCGAATACTTCGAGCCGGATTTTCTGCTGGGGCGCCAGGTGGCCGTGGTGGCCAACCTTGCCCCGCGCAAGTTGCGCGGGCTGGAATCGCAGGGGATGATCCTTGCGGTGCGTACCGAAAGCGGCATGCAACTGGTGGCTGCCTCCGGCCCGGTGGCCAACGGGGCCAAGGTGTCGTAG
- a CDS encoding VTT domain-containing protein, whose amino-acid sequence MTHSPARLLKRVLKGAFVFLGLAAAIALLRLSGLHDALDTAWVDANIRDHGVSGLALYLGVSCLLTAVGMPRQVVSFLGGYAFGAVLGTVWGTLATVLGCVVTFYYARLGGQSFVARRFSRRVAKINAFLGRDPFAMSFIIRCLPVGNNMLTNLLAGVSAIPALPFFAGSSAGYVPQTFIFALLGSGVRVSPELRTTASAVLFVVSSLLGYLLYRRYRVDDTLEAPEDEPEDGKANTDGGSIPADRNDA is encoded by the coding sequence ATGACCCACAGCCCCGCCCGACTGCTCAAACGCGTGCTCAAGGGTGCGTTCGTCTTTCTCGGCCTTGCCGCCGCCATCGCGCTGCTGCGCCTTTCCGGCCTGCACGACGCCCTCGACACTGCCTGGGTAGACGCCAACATCCGCGACCACGGCGTGTCCGGGCTGGCCCTGTACCTTGGCGTGAGCTGCCTGCTCACCGCCGTAGGCATGCCTCGGCAAGTTGTCAGCTTTCTGGGCGGCTACGCCTTCGGCGCGGTGCTGGGCACGGTGTGGGGCACGCTGGCCACGGTTCTGGGTTGCGTGGTCACCTTCTACTACGCGCGCCTCGGCGGACAATCGTTCGTGGCGCGCCGCTTCAGCCGCAGGGTGGCCAAGATCAACGCCTTTCTCGGGCGCGACCCGTTCGCCATGTCGTTCATCATCCGCTGCCTGCCCGTGGGCAACAACATGCTGACCAACCTGCTGGCCGGAGTCAGCGCCATTCCCGCGCTGCCCTTCTTTGCCGGGTCCTCCGCCGGATACGTGCCGCAAACCTTCATCTTTGCCCTGCTGGGCAGCGGCGTGCGCGTTTCGCCAGAGTTGCGCACCACCGCCAGCGCCGTGCTGTTCGTGGTATCCAGCCTGCTTGGCTACCTGCTGTACCGCCGCTACCGGGTGGACGACACCCTGGAGGCACCGGAGGACGAACCGGAGGACGGCAAGGCCAACACCGACGGCGGCAGCATCCCCGCTGATCGCAACGACGCATAG